The window GTGCAGGCTGAAAGTTTGGAATGTAAATTAGATGATGggttgtttttattacattACATGGCTATTGTTAAAGAACTTTTCGAGAAAAACTGTGAGTTGCAAGAGGTTTTTGAAAAGGAAGGCATTTTTGATATCTGCAATTTATTGAAAGCACATCTATTAACAAATAGTGTGGTGCAGCAGGATGCTGGAAGAGAAACTAAGGATAAAagggttttttttagagATTTAAAAGAAGTTCCCTCCAAAAACAATACAGCCATTACTGGTTTTCACGATGGAGGACGCCATTTCCACTTTGAAACCACCAACGCCGATGATATGGTTTATTTTAAGGGAACTGAAGTTTTTAATGAAGCCGATGATCTTTGTGCCAAAGATTTCCGTTTTATTTCGGAAAAAGAGTTTGCAAATAATGGGTACGTACCTCAGAttaaatttgatattttagaGGATTTTGATTTACAGAAAGCAAGCTCTGCGTTATATGGTATAACTAGTACTATTTTTATGGATAAATCTCTAACCaatatcaaaaacaaaGCACTTGAGAGGGATGTTATGGAAGCAAGTAAGATACTACTTTTACAGCATTTTGCTAAGAATGGAAATAGTATTAGTTACTGGCAATCTTTGTGGTCTAGTTTTAAAGAGGTCTTATTTGGGAACTTAGCTCTGGTTTCTAGTTATGATTTATCAAACTCCGGAGTTTTAAAGTTGTTGCATGATATTTTGGTCACATCCCCGAGGGTGGCAACTGAGCAATTCATCAATGTTTTGGAAGGAGCGCACTGTTTCCCCACTTTTGTAAAACTGTTACACGCCACTGTATTGAGAACGGCTAGTTTTCGTTTATTAGATTTAAAGTTACCGACAGCGAATGGTAGTAAAGAGATTGAGTTATTTGACAGTTTTAAGctttattttgaatttgaagaagatttttttagtgACCAAGCGATGTATCGTGCAGATGCTATCACTGTACAAGTCTTAGGTATCATGTTAGCTGAAACTATATCTACTGCTTTAAAAGCTATTGAGCGCAAACGTATTAGAGATCCTATtgtattaaatattttggatgCTTCTACTTATGACTTTCAGTTTAGTTATAAGGGGGTTATAATGCCCGATAATATTACGTTATTAGGGTTTTTGTTCAACGAGcttatgaaaaataatggtGGAAcgcaattttttaaaaaagatatttatCATTTTAAGTGTAAAAGGATCGAAATACCTGATAAGcgttttgttttgtatcCAAGTAGATTCGTTGCCAAACCAATTCAACACAAATATGTTGATTCTATTCATAACAGTAACATAGACTTGGAACAAGCTCTAGAGATAACATTGGATTTATTGAACACTTTTGCACAAATTAGACCAGATTTACATTCAAAGTTGGTTAGTTCTGAACTAACAAACAAGTTGCTTGGACAAATCAAGAATCCAATGATTCTACATGGTGGGCTATTACCGGAATGGATACCATATATATCGAGTAAATATTCGAATATCATTCATTACAACGGCAGAATCAAGTTGTTTTTGATGCTCATTAACGCCAAATTACCGTCAGTAGAAAATGTTGAAGACGAAATGATATTGGATGATGTAGAAACCCCATATTTCCACTACAGAATGGTTAATGCAAGTGTTGAACGTGGATCCTTTTTTTCCGTTTTGAAGCTTTTGTCCACATCTATTTTGCTGCGTAACAAACTTGCCATTAGTTTTATTGGGGAAGAAGCAAGTGGACCGGGACCCACAttggaatttttttctattgcTTGTAAACAATTTTCATTCAAAAATTGGGACATATGGAGGAATTCCGATGTAACACCTACTATCAGCGGGTTTGTTTTGCCGTCTGATGATTTGGAGCCACATGACATGATTGCGGGAGATTTATACCCTAAATCAAGAGATGATTTTTCTAGTGAGCAAGCTATTAAGACACTCTctattttccattttttggGTAGATTTGTTGCTAAGGCTTTGCACGATAACATTTTGTTGGATTTTAGATTTAatgttgtattttttaaattggcATTGTTGTACGCCAAGGATGGTGATTctttgaagaaaaacacTTTAAACGATCTTCAAGATGGCATTGATATGATATTTGAAATTGACAAACACCTGGGGAAGACATTACAATTTTTACTGGATAATCCGGATAAATCAGAAGAGTTAAATTTgccattttatttcaagAATAATACCAGTAGTGGTACTAGTACTGAAGATTATAAAATCGTAAATAAAGACAATGTGtttcaatatttaaagGATATAATTGATTACAACATAGGAAGTGGAGTTAGACCGCAAATTGAGGCGTTTATTGATGGgttttccaaattatttCCCTTTGATTTTTTACTTCTTTTGACACCAGAAGAATTGGTCGGTTTATGTGGGAATGTTGAAGAAGATTGGTCATACGATACAGTGTTTGCCAATATTCAGCCAGATCATGGTTATAGCATTAATTCTACAGAGATTATTCATTTCGTCGATATTTTGAGCTCTTTTACAAAGCACGAGAAAAGATTGTTTTTAGAATTTGCCACATCTTCTCCAAGATTACCCATTGGAGGCTTTAAATCCTTGAATCCTAAATTGTCAATTGTTTTGAAATATCctgaaaatgaagatgattCATTTGATGACATCTTACCAAGTGTTATGACATGTAGTAATTACTTCAAACTACCTAAATATTCAACAAGAGAAATAATGAAAGATCGTATTATTCAAGCGATAACTGAAGGTGTAGGTGCATTTGGTTTCTCTTGAACAGATGGACAGACAaacaagataaaaaaaaaaaaaattaaaacaaatgtaATTTTGACTTTTGTAGCTAATACTAtcagtatatatatattaagatattttttttaggttGAAACTTAATGAAtaagaaagagaaaaaaaaaaaaaaaagaaaaaagaataacagtttaattatttttatgatattctaattgttaatattgtGCCTAATAGGTTAGGTCGTCTAGCAATaggttatttatttgatatattttatgATATTCGATTAGTAGTATTCAATATAGAATAAATTGGTAAGCATGTGCAGTAAGCGAGTGAAACATATCCAGTTGTTTTATACttatttctctttcttcccccttttcttttgtaaGAGAACAGTAttgaactttttttttttttctttttttttttttttttttttctctttttctctttttccctctttctcgctctttcttttcctctttCTTACACactatgtatatatttccATGTATCCGCACAATTCCCATACAACCagccaataaaaaaagtttcaaGAAACAACCTGTTCTTACAttacaatattaatatttcatTCCAAAATTCTTTAATTGTTTGCCTTTCTATTAGTGACTAATTTCTAGAATACAtctaagaaaaaagaaaaaaaaaaggatatacaaaaaaattaataaataaaggtACATCACGGGAAACTTATTTAAACTGTTTGAATAACctgaatataaaataaaagagcAGTACAGTACTAATACAAAACAGATGAgctataataacaacaaaagcCAAGAGGAATTAGGACTTCCTCGTGCTACAGCCAGTTTAAATGTTAAAGGTCTGAAACATAgtcaaaataatagtaatttaAATTCTACATCAGTACAGCTTGCTTACAAAACTATGGATCCAGGGAGACAAACAGCCGCTAACGATAACAATGATATATTGGTTGACGAACCTAAAAGTAACAGTAATAGTGCTATTAGTGTTAATAATGTATCCAGTGGAAGTTCCGGTAAGATTGTTCAtagtagtaacaataaaaacaataaaaatagtagGACTAGTAAAATCAGTGCATCCCTAGACGAGCCGATTCAATTTACAAGGGTTTCCTCATCTTCTCTATTAAGTTCAAGTTCTTATGATTCTGAACTTGATGATACTCCTGAAATTTTGAATAGGAATGGTAACAAGCAACTTAGACAAAGTGTAGATAGTAACAACCTGTCGTTTTTGCCAAtcaacaatagtaatactaATGTTGCGTTTAACATCACGGAACaatcaacaataatagaaaCGAATAGATCGTCTATAGAGGGATCCTTAAGAACATCAAATAAGAACAATATTCCCAACAATCAGTTTGATCAGGAAACAGAAGCTGATGGAATAAATGTGGATTTTCTTGTTGAAACTTTGGATGGTTTAAATGAAGTTACTAGTCCCCTTGATGAGGATGATTGTTCCATCAAACAACGAATAAGCACACCGGAAAAGAAATCGGGAAATAATACCACTAAAAACAAGAACTCAACTTTCTATGACTCGCCATTAAATGAAATTTTATCGTCAAGTGAAAGTTTTAATGGGCTGGATAATACCACTACCAATCACTCTAAAGACTCttttaaaaggaaaaaggagaaGCTCACTAATAAAGATGTTTTGGCCGAAAAAAGTGGCAGGAATAGTACAAGTAGTAGATCTAGTGGCGGAAAGAACCCTAAGACAACTTCCTCGGCATATAATCATTCACCCACAACAATACTAACGAAAACCCCGTTAGTAAATCAGAGTTCCGGGTTTAGGAAGAGCTGTCAAGAGTTCAATGGTCATCAGAATCCGAATTTAACCCCAACGCCTAAAAATGGAATTTCTCCGTCTACGTATTTTAGATCTACTTCTTCGCCATCTCCGTTCAATTCTGTGAGAAAAAACAGTACTAACGGTGgaaattcaaataatattaaccaCAATTCATCAAGGCAGGTTTCCTCTTCATCtgtttcttcttctttgaaTAGTCCTTCTTCAAAGTCCAATTCATTTAACACGAGCTTTGGGACTTtgaataatagcaatagtagtagtaataataataataataataataataataatagtagtagtagtaggAAAAGCAGtcatagtaaaaaaaatagtattataaacaacaccagtaatataaataatggAAGTATGGGTAGTGGCATTAATTCAACAAGTAGCAAAGTTAAGGGCGTTTTTAGTTCTTTTGTCAGTAACATGAAAAGAAATTCaggtagtaataatagtagtaataatagtagttaCAATggtagcaataataataataatagtaataatagtaataataattcacaGAATGGCGGCAATAATGAGAAACGAAGAGGTAGCGGATTAAAGATATCTGGACCTTATAATGCCAAGCATGTTCACCATGTTGGTGTTGATGACAAAACAGGGGAATACACAGGCTTACCTGATGAATGGGAAAGACTCTTAACATCTAGTGGTATTACTAAGAAAGAACAAGAGCAAAATCCTCAGGCAGTAATGGATATTGTTAAATTCTACCAAGATGTTACAGAAAATAGCGGCGATGACaaagttattaaaacatttgatGTAAATCATATTGGTACTAAAACCCAAGATAAAATCCCTACCGCAAAACCATTATATTCGAAGAAAGCTACCAACGGTACATTTGAGAATAAACTAAAAACCCCCGAGCACAAGACATTTAAAACTTCATCGCCATTAAAATCTACATTATTGCAGCAACAACAGAATCATTCTAGTTCATCCCCTTCTCTGttgaaaaatgaagaaagtATTAGTATGCACAGTAGTAAATTTATTCCATCCAGACCCGCACCAAAGCCACCATCTAGCGCACATCCTCCAGCTTCAGTTACATCTCCGTTAACCAATATCCCCAAAATGTCAACCCGTTCAAGCTCCTCAAATCAGCTAGTAGATTTGATTAGTGTTTCAAGAAATGGCAGTCTGAAGCAAACCTCCGGCTCCTATGATACGAGACTAGATATACCTGGTACCGGTTCAAACATATCGCCCATAaacaataatcataatattcTACCTCCTAAGGTTGAGAACACCATTACAGAGCTAAAAGAGTTGAAACTCGTCCAAGAACATAAAAAGGTATTTTCTGATCAACGATTAGTCACTCCAGAAAGTTCGCCTTCAAAGCCAGCGACTGACGGCTCTACTATTACGCCAAAAGTTGTACAAGAACTCAAGCAACAAAAACACTTAACGCCACCTATTCCAAAAGTTGATGCCACTACATTGTTATCTGTAAATGAACAAGATGCTATATTAGCTGCTAAAAGGGAAGCCAAGGCAAAATCTGcggaaagaaagagaagacagaaagaaaagaaggatAAAGAAGTGTATTCCAAATTACTTGACATTTGTTCGGATGGTGATCCAAGTACAATGTATAAGggtttaataaaagttgGTCAAGGTGCCTCTGGCGGTGTTTATACTGCTTATGAAGTTGGTACAAATGCTTCGGTTGCCATCAAACAAATGaatttagaaaaacaaCCAAAGAAAGATTTAATAATCAATGAAATTATTGTGATGAAGCAGAGCAAACATGGCAATATcgttaattttattgactcttatttattaaagggAGAATTGTGGGTTATTATGGAATATATGGAAGGTGGCTCTTTAACTGATGTGGTGACGCATTGTATATTAACAGAAGGCCAGATTGGTGCTGTTTCGAGGGAAACTCTAAAGGGATTGGAATTTTTGCATTCAAAAGGTGTTATTCATAGAGATATCAAGTCCGACAATATTCTATTGAGTATGAATGGTGATATTAAATTGACGGACTTTGGTTTTTGTGCACAAATTAATGAAAGCAACTTGAAAAGAACCACTATGGTTGGTACCCCTTACTGGATGGCACCTGAAGTTGTTTCTAGAAAAGAGTATGGTCCAAAAGTTGATATATGGTCTTTAGGTATTATGATTATAGAAATGATTGATGGTGAACCACCATATTTGAACGAAACTCCCTTAAGAGCTTTATATTTGATTGCTACCAATGGTACACCTAAGTTGAAGGACCCTGAAAGCATTAGCCAGGATTTGACTGCATTTTTAGGCTGGTGTCTTCAAGTTGATCCAGAAAAAAGAGCTACTGCGGGTGAACTATTAAATGATCTTTTCATTACAGATAAAgcagataataataagtcTCTAGCTCCATTAGTTAAATTAGCCCGTATGAAGAAAATCCAAGAAACTTTAGACGATGATGAAACTGAAAATTGAAACACTAGACTTGGTgctgtaaaataaaaattcaactggttaaaaaagagaaagtGAGGAGGGGGAAGGGGTTAGATATAATAACTTAACTACGGATAAATATGATTATTTAAgcataatatatttaaatttattgttaaaattttcttaacaaaaaaaaaaaaaaaaaaaaaaaaaaaaaaccaggTTAAATCTATCATTAAAggtaaacaaaataattcaaatacTAGATAAACTTGAAGAATTAGaagttttttctttttcttccatGCTATCGTCATCTTGTACAAATAAATTCTcttccttctttttatcACTTTCCAAAAATGTATCTGTGGTATTTTTTCCGTCTTTTTGCTCTATGCTTGgaatactattattttttcctttattatttgaaatatcTATGTTTTCCGGTTTGTCAGGAACAGTAACCTGtacaaaaaatagttttaCCTCATTATAGCCTTTATTTTCGAAAGCATAATTATTGTATGCTGGTACTTGAAAGGAACTCCCAGCTGTACAGACAAACTTATTCTCATATAATGTGACTTCTAGTATCCCTTGCACCACATAAAATGTTAATGCTGTATTATAAGAATTAGTGGGTGCCTTTTTGCCGTGCATAATGGGTAACTTTAACACTCCGCTAGCAAAAAGCTCTTTGTGTTTATCAAACATTACAGATAATGAGAAATTATCCTCATCAGACGCTTCTACCTCTTCAGTTTGTGCTCTGTTTGGAGCAAAAGCAATAATTTCATCTTCCTCAACCGTAGCTGGTGCATTAGCTACATCTTGGTTACCTGGGTCTTTGGTAACTTTGACGACAGTTGATTCTAATAACCCATACTTTATCCATTTCGAATTGGGGAAATCTCCCTCGTTTACTTGTCTAAGAATCTCTTTGTTTACCTCCTCGGCACGATTATTtaacatatttttctttggtcTACCTCTACGTTTCCCATTAGAtgttgaattattatttccacTAATAGACACGTTGTTATTACTTAATAAGTTCCTTTTCCTCCTTTGTTTTCTCATTAGTTCCTCTTCATCAGTATCATCATCAGGATCCTTTCTTATAACGTCAGCTATTTCTAAAACTGGCTTTTCAGGGTTTCTCTTgtaaacaattttttcattcctCCAGTAATCTAGAGTAGGGACGCGTATTCTGGTGGATCTTCTTAGTCCAAGTGGACGTTCCATGCTGGTTTCTTCTTCCGATTCAAACTCTTTTTGTTGACCCAATATaaattcttcatcatctgGATCATCGTTTTTGTTAGTCCTTGCAGCACTAGTATTTTCTTTAGATAACCTAGGGTCTactcttttatttaattccaAACTGGAATCGCTATCAAATTCAGCCATATCTTCGGCACCAGTATTATTAGCGTAAGACTGCCTCTGcgttaaatttttttccatattGCTTTCACTACCTTGCGGTATGTCTTTTAAAagttcttcttcttcttcctcttcttcataatcttcttcttcataaTCTTCATCTTGCTCCTCAGGTTCCGGAATCAGCTCATtagtatcatcattatcaaaatcataatcttcatcttcatcatcacttTCTTCTTCACGGATATCTTCAACCAAAATATTCTGTGACGTATGCACTTCTGAAATATCATTCCCTGTCTCATTGTCATCAATTAAATCTGGAACAGTACCATACAAGTCTGTTGCTTTAggtttttttcttggtgGTGTTAAGGAAATAGAGATATCATCAACTTCTCTATTAAGATTATTCATATAGCTCACGTCTAGGTTAGAAGGCATTTCTTTGGGTAATTTCTCTCCTAGTTCCTCTGTAGGTTGTTCTGGTTCTTCCATGTTAAAATCTGGTTCATTATAAATACCATTATTgctatcattattattgggaTTTTGATCGGTATAGCTTCCCACTTCTTGACCATATGAATCAATATCTGTCACAAAATTCGACTCATGGACGTTTCTTTGGTATCGCATTTCCTGCTTTTTTGTCTTCTgactttcttcttcctcttctccttcttcttcttcttcttcttcttcttcccaTTCGTCTAAAACTCTTGTGTTTAAATTAGATCCCGTTTGGTCTAATCCCGTTAACAGTGTCGGTGGGTTAGAATATTGAGAAGAAGTCAATGTATTTTGAGTATTTGCAAAAATTTGTGGTTTAGGTTCTCCTATGATTCTAGTTTGATTCTGGAAATTTGTTGGCAATTGTTGTTGAGTTGAAGAGGAACCTGCAAAAACAggaatattatataattggGGTGCTGGCGGTGGAAGGGGTATCTGCTGAGAGGAgctaaatatattattccCATTTATGCTATGTTGAGGAGGTAATTTTTGTTGACGAGGAGctaaatttatattgttattaaatggATTAGCGCCGGGTGTATTTTGTTGAGTTTTCAAtcttttatcattattaccaCTGTCCTTATTAtcataatgaaaaaatgatatattaTCATCTGTAAAGAAATCATCGATATTTTCCATGCTAAATTCATCTTTTGGTAAACTTTCCCTTGCTTTTATTCCCATCTTACGGGATCTAATACCCAAATCCATATAATTCATTattaaccttttttttttttttttctcctccTCCCTCTTTTAAACCtgtactttttatttacctTTTGATGAGCCTAAATGATTGCCCTATTGGTTTTAATGGAAATTAATAATCAATATGTATCGAGACAACTTTGCCATTAAACTTTGGTCTATACtagttgaaaataataacttcATCAAGTATAAACAagatctttttttcctctaaacaaaaaaatataaaaaaaagtataaaattagaaataaaCACGAAAAAATATCgctcaaatttttttttttatttttttcattttgcGTGGTTGTTCAGTATCATTTCTTAAACAGTATACGCGTTAAGATGTTTTtatatcattaaaaaaaaaaaataaaagaaagaaaataaaaatggtcATACTTATAATCTTGCTTTCTGTTTTAGGTTATTTAATTACTTTAATTTGCTTTTATCACATAggtgcttttttttttcttctgcCATCAACAATATAATAAGAAGGTCCATCTTCAAAAACATATCCATTAGtgtttaaatatttctgcactttaattttaataatcgGCCTTCCTCCAATACTGTGAAGTCCACGACCAGTAACAATCGTTAGTGGATTCACATATTGGACCTTATTTAGAGATAAGTTACATTTGTCTAGTTCCCTCTGTGTCATTTCTTCATTCCACCACATCTCCAAAGCTATTTCCAGAATTGACAGAGTCTCCTCTGATGTAAATGAATGGAAATCTAGCTTGAATGTGTCAAACATGGTCTCAAGCATTTTTTTAgcttttaaataatcttcGCGTGAACGAAATGCGCTAAAAGATAATTTATTCATTGAGgtgttaatattattaatacaaGCATGATTCTCTTGCATTGGTATATCCCTAAAAGGTGGTtcactttttcttttataattgCTCGGCGTAAACACCAAACCACTATGCCCCTCatgtattttaaaagttaaagCTGCCGCTTTTTCATCGATTAAGAATTTgcataataaaatagttttATCCACATCTCCATTATAGAATTCTAAAGCTTTTCTCAAAAAATTACGATTGATTGTTTTCAAAACCGGATTTCcatttaatatttcttctAGTTCGATGGCTTGGCTTGTAGTAGCAGAATATCTATAGGCAGAAAAGGGgttgtctttttttggtaCTTGGGTCATGGACAATGGCTTAAGTATTTGGTTATCAGAGAAGTTTATAGCTTTATAAGAATATCCATTAGCCGACTGCACCTTTCCACCTTTAATTCTAGACATCGGAGGTGAAGAATTAATAGggatattgttgttattattgtttaatGAAACTGCATTTAGATTATTTCCAGTATATTCTTTATAATTCTCTATAATGGATATAATAGCATTTGCTGTGCTaaaatttgatttaaaataagCATTTCTCGCCAGAGTTTCCGGAATTCCAGTCAAATCcataattttgtttatatttttcgtAGTTTTAGACCACTGGTCTTTGGTCTCCTCAATAgttggtttatttttgatggCTTTTTGAATTTCTTGTTGCTCTTTGATATCTTGATTGGATAATGCTTCATAGTTTAAAAGCAGCGGtataactttttctatGTCGTTTTTCTCTTGTAAAAGGATGTTGTTGATGAAATTCCGTGATAACTTAGGAAACATTTCAGATAACTTATCTGGtacttttatttcttccttttcatACTGCTGATCAACCGGTTCTTCAACAACTTGGTTTCCGCTTAATAACATTGAGCAAGCTAATTCTAAATTTTGATCAGCATCGTTTAAAGTCCTTGTTAACACATCCAAATGCATGCTAGGAAAAAGCTCGGCCAATGTTAAAATGGTGGTTTCATTtgcttttttattcattacTTGTTGTGTATTAATCTCTTATACTatgtgtatttttatttttgtttctgttt is drawn from Saccharomycodes ludwigii strain NBRC 1722 chromosome V, whole genome shotgun sequence and contains these coding sequences:
- the CUE2 gene encoding Cue2p (similar to Saccharomyces cerevisiae YKL090W | CUE2 | Coupling of Ubiquitin conjugation to ER degradation), producing the protein MNKKANETTILTLAELFPSMHLDVLTRTLNDADQNLELACSMLLSGNQVVEEPVDQQYEKEEIKVPDKLSEMFPKLSRNFINNILLQEKNDIEKVIPLLLNYEALSNQDIKEQQEIQKAIKNKPTIEETKDQWSKTTKNINKIMDLTGIPETLARNAYFKSNFSTANAIISIIENYKEYTGNNLNAVSLNNNNNNIPINSSPPMSRIKGGKVQSANGYSYKAINFSDNQILKPLSMTQVPKKDNPFSAYRYSATTSQAIELEEILNGNPVLKTINRNFLRKALEFYNGDVDKTILLCKFLIDEKAAALTFKIHEGHSGLVFTPSNYKRKSEPPFRDIPMQENHACINNINTSMNKLSFSAFRSREDYLKAKKMLETMFDTFKLDFHSFTSEETLSILEIALEMWWNEEMTQRELDKCNLSLNKVQYVNPLTIVTGRGLHSIGGRPIIKIKVQKYLNTNGYVFEDGPSYYIVDGRRKKKAPM